In a single window of the Gadus macrocephalus chromosome 6, ASM3116895v1 genome:
- the prr16 gene encoding protein Largen, which translates to MSGTPNAEAEGVVSRVKVKKEIKTIVENLETILGDLKDVAKELKEVVHDIDALTCDLQLEEDGLTDSSKTDTLNSSSSSTTTTTTVSSLERLRMGLDECLFFRVPAVIAPAPVHPAPVHTVQKKAPPPPPPPRHTPQRSEEHNMKLLPHPTLVLSGNHSKANGSLRNGGGTFSMHPTRELFSPPRHCVSNDSGLSEAGLVPTLPRPMPLLRHQKNKCPQTSGREPRERVRFSEKVQYHGYCPDCDLQYVMDDTTDRHFQGEPGNARLSPVHCCAATSPLDGHPALPRELTLENGGLPVSHGYPPMADGPLLSLPPLQHSHKQTKKTILRKSTTTTV; encoded by the exons ATGTCAGGGACACCAAATGCGGAAGCAGAAGGAGTAGTCTCCAGAGTAAAAGTCAAGAAGGAGATCAAGACAATCGTGGAGAATTTGGAGACCATTCTCGGGGACCTTAAGGATGTAGCGAAGGAACTCAAAGAG GTGGTGCATGACATTGACGCGCTCACCTGTGACCTACAACTGGAAGAGGACGGGCTAACGGACAGCTCCAAGACGGACACCCTcaactccagctccagctccaccaccaccaccaccaccgtgtcCAGCCTGGAGAGGCTGCGGATGGGCCTGGATGAATGCCTCTTCTTCAGGGTCCCCGCAGTCATCGCGCCGGCGCCCGTCCACCCTGCACCGGTCCACACCGTGCAGAAGaaggcccccccgccccctccgcctcccAGGCACACGCCGCAGAGATCGGAGGAGCACAACATGAAGCTCCTGCCCCATCCCACGCTGGTGTTATCAGGGAACCACTCCAAAGCCAACGGCTCTCTGAGGAACGGCGGCGGCACGTTCTCCATGCACCCGACCAGGGAGCTGTTCTCCCCGCCGCGCCACTGCGTCTCCAACGACAGCGGCTTGTCCGAGGCCGGGCTGGTGCCTACTCTGCCCAGACCCATGCCCCTCCTCCGGCACCAGAAGAACAAGTGCCCGCAGACGTCGGGCCGGGAGCCGCGAGAGCGCGTCCGCTTCAGTGAGAAGGTGCAATACCACGGCTACTGCCCGGACTGTGACCTGCAGTACGTGATGGATGACACCACCGACCGCCACTTCCAGGGCGAGCCTGGCAACGCCAGGCTCAGCCCGGTGCACTGCTGTGCCGCCACCTCCCCCCTCGACGGACACCCCGCCCTCCCTCGAGAACTCACGCTGGAAAACGGTGGCCTGCCGGTCAGCCACGGCTATCCGCCCATGGCAGACGGCCCTCTACTGTCGTTGCCCCCTCTCCAGCATTCCCACAAGCAAACCAAGAAGACCATCCTTCGTAAATCGACCACAACCACGGTTTGA
- the pheta1 gene encoding sesquipedalian-1: MKLNERSVAHYATCESPPDKTGFLVKKGERNTAYHRRWFILKGNMLFYFEERESREPIGVIVLEGCTVELCESAEEFAFAIKFDCAKARIYKMAAENQAAMESWVKALSRASFDYMRLVVKELERQLEEIQEASRGDLVAAAPGGPLVKSKSARRNPLARTRSGASSASSTSSSSSSGGALSAAVFSSQRSVQEETHLPLGPSRENGVAWSKPLAALTNGFGDGALSGVPWDGYPGSGSGADGSRPPPVPPRRRGASLESPVSPGTVCFSKLHEWYGQEVELLRGEWLQSQ, translated from the coding sequence ATGAAGTTGAACGAACGCAGCGTAGCGCACTATGCTACTTGTGAGTCCCCGCCTGACAAGACGGGTTTCCTTGtcaagaagggagagaggaacacGGCCTACCACCGCCGCTGGTTCATCCTGAAGGGCAACATGCTCTTCTACTTTGAGGAGCGCGAGAGCCGGGAGCCCATCGGCGTCATCGTTCTGGAAGGATGCACCGTGGAGCTGTGCGAGTCGGCCGAGGAGTTCGCCTTCGCCATCAAGTTCGACTGCGCCAAAGCCCGTATCTACAAAATGGCCGCCGAAAACCAAGCGGCCATGGAGTCGTGGGTGAAGGCGCTGTCCCGGGCCAGCTTTGACTACATGCGACTGGTGGtgaaggagctggagaggcAGCTGGAGGAGATCCAGGAGGCCAGCAGAGGCGATTTGGTTGCGGCCGCTCCCGGGGGGCCGCTGGTGAAGTCCAAATCTGCCAGGCGAAATCCATTGGCCCGCACCCGATCTGGAgcatcctctgcctcctccacgTCTTCATCCTCCTCGTCCGGTGGAGCTCTCTCGGCGGCGGTGTTCTCCAGCCAGAGGAGTGTCCAGGAAGAAACCCATCTCCCCTTAGGGCCCTCTAGAGAGAATGGAGTAGCGTGGAGCAAGCCGCTTGCTGCGCTGACTAACGGCTTCGGGGACGGGGCCCTTTCCGGTGTGCCCTGGGACGGTTATCCGGGCTCTGGGAGCGGGGCTGATGGGAGCCGGCCTCCCCCGGTGCCccccaggaggagaggagcatccCTGGAGAGCCCGGTCTCGCCTGGGACCGTTTGCTTCTCAAAGCTCCATGAGTGGTACGGCCAGGAGGTGGAGCTGCTCAGAGGGGAGTGGCTACAGAGCCAATGA